The Fragaria vesca subsp. vesca linkage group LG2, FraVesHawaii_1.0, whole genome shotgun sequence genome includes a window with the following:
- the LOC101295769 gene encoding protein-tyrosine-phosphatase PTP1-like, producing MASKPFPSFSADSPPPRLTLSPDQYNYCSQALKFLKDKLQMPHQINQEFALLQGKRITASEMKRSCTVALDSVNVSKNRYTDVLPFDQNRVVLNSCKDYRPEARGYINASFISACSSGNISRFIATQGPLPHTYEDFWEMVLENRCPVVVMLTRLVDYHRMVKCGDYFQAEDGPREFGNITLSTKWIRTTGNSIALRLLEVNSKESEEPPISVLHIQYPEWPDHGVPTDTIAVREILKTIYQVPPDLGPVVVHCSAGIGRTGTYCTIHNTIQRILSGDMSALDLANTITTFRTERIGMVQTLEQYFFCYSAIIDELEDLMANLNGERSLKS from the exons ATGGCATCGAAACCCTTCCCTTCCTTCTCCGCCGATTCTCCGCCGCCGAGGCTCACACTCAGTCCCGATCAGTACAACTACTGCTCCCAGGCCCTCAAATTCCTCAAAGACAAGCTCCAGATGCCTCACCAGATAAACCAAGAGTTCGCTCTCTTACAG GGGAAGCGGATCACAGCGTCGGAGATGAAGAGAAGTTGCACTGTGGCTCTTGACAGTGTCAATGTCAGCAAAAATCGGTACACCGATGTGTTACCAT TTGATCAGAATAGGGTAGTTCTCAACTCTTGTAAAGATTACAGACCTGAAGCAAGGGGCTACATCAATGCCAGCTTCATTTCG GCTTGTTCCTCTGGAAACATTTCTAGGTTTATTGCTACACAAGGTCCACTTCCGCACACATATGAGGATTTCTGGGAGATGGTACTTGAGAACCGGTGCCCTGTAGTTGTCATGCTCACTCGCTTGGTCGACTATCACAGG ATGGTCAAGTGTGGAGATTATTTTCAGGCAGAAGATGGTCCTAGAGAATTCGGTAACATAACTCTATCCACCAAGTGGATAAGAACCACTGGCAATTCAATAGCATTGCGGCTTCTGGAGGTCAACAGTAAAGAG TCAGAAGAACCACCAATTTCTGTGCTGCATATTCAGTATCCTGAATGGCCTGACCATGGAGTTCCCACAGATACAATTGCTGTTCGTGAAATCTTGAAGACAATATATCAAGTTCCACCTGACCTTGGCCCAGTAGTGGTGCACTGCAG TGCAGGTATTGGGAGGACTGGAACATACTGCACAATTCATAATACGATTCAGAGAATTCTTTCGGGGGACATGTCTGCTTTAGATCTTGCTAATACAATAACCACTTTTAGGACTGAGCGTATTGGAATGGTGCAGACACTG GAGCAATATTTTTTCTGTTACTCTGCAATCATTGATGAATTGGAGGACCTCATGGCGAATCTGAATGGTGAAAGGAGCCTAAAGAG CTAG
- the LOC101295475 gene encoding uncharacterized protein LOC101295475, translated as MGGICSKSRRSTVEDVAANIASTGILPNVNGHVSAGVPAKVNRNSTPSPVTDKQLRDPFMVPETNTMVPYGMITDDVNDGIPHLSRALSQKSRATKSKVSEVSSRLGKAGTAGLGKAVEVLDTLGSSMTNLNPSSGFTSGVTTKGNKISILAFEVANTIVKGSNLMQSLSKDNIKHLKESVLPSEGVQNLISRDMDELLRIAAADKREELSVFSGEVVRFGNRCKDPQWHNLDRYFEKLGTELTPQRQLKEDAEIVMQQLMALVQYTAELYHELHALDRFEQDYRRKLQEEDNSNTTQKGDSLALLRAELKSQRKHVRSLKKKSLWSRILEEVMEKLVDIVHYLHLEIHEAFGVADTDIAVKGSQNHHKKLGSAGLALHYANIITQIDTLVSRSSSVPPNTRDTLYQGLPPGIKSALRSKLQSFQVKEEHTVPQIKAEMEKTLQWLVPIAANTTKAHHGFGWVGEWANTGSEMNRKPTGQTDLLRIETLHHADKNKTESYILELVVWLHHLVNQVRVGNNGIRSPIKSPIYSPNQRTIQLSINKANCPSPVLTVEDQEMLRYVSKRKLTPGISKSQEFDTARTRFSKYHRLSKSSSHSPTSERRKDPFPIRRPSSVPVIDFDIDRSKALDLIDRVDTIRSI; from the exons ATGGGTGGGATTTGCTCCAAGTCGAGGAGATCCACTGTTGAGGATGTCGCTGCTAATATTGCTTCCACCGGAATCCTTCCTAATGTTAATGGACATGTCTCTGCCGGCGTGCCTGCCAAAGTAAACAGAAACTCCACACCGTCACCGGTTACTGATAAGCAATTACGAGACCCTTTCATGGTGCCGGAGACCAATACTATGGTGCCTTATGGAATGATCACGGATGATGTCAATGACGGCATTCCTCATTTGTCTAGAGCCTTATCGCAAAAGAGTAGAGCTACCAAGTCTAAG GTATCAGAAGTGAGCTCACGTCTGGGCAAGGCTGGTACTGCAGGACTTGGGAAGGCTGTGGAAGTGTTGGACACCCTTGGGAGTAGCATGACAAATCTGAATCCTAGTAGTGGTTTTACCTCTGGAGTGACAACAAAAGGGAACAAAATTTCAATTTTGGCTTTTGAAGTTGCAAACACAATTGTGAAGGGTTCAAATCTAATGCAATCCCTTTCAAAGGATAACATCAAACATTTGAAAGAGTCTGTGCTTCCATCCGAAGGGGTACAGAATTTAATATCGAGAGATATGGATGAACTCCTGCGAATTGCTGCAGCTGACAAGAG AGAAGAACTCAGTGTCTTTTCGGGAGAAGTTGTGCGTTTCGGAAATCGTTGTAAAGATCCTCAGTGGCACAATTTGGATCGCTACTTTGAGAA GTTGGGTACAGAACTTACACCTCAGAGGCAATTGAAGGAGGATGCAGAAATAGTGATGCAACAACTAATGGCCTTAGTTCAGTATACAGCT GAACTATATCATGAGTTGCACGCATTGGACAGATTTGAACAAGATTATCGGCGGAAACTTCAAGAGGAGGACAACTCCAATACCACCCAAAAAG GCGATAGTCTTGCACTTTTAAGAGCCGAGTTGAAGAGTCAAAGGAAGCATGTGAGAAGTTTGAAGAAAAAATCACTCTGGTCTAGGATTCTGGAAGAG GTCATGGAGAAGCTTGTGGACATTGTGCATTACTTGCATTTGGAGATCCATGAAGCATTTGGTGTTGCTG ATACTGATATAGCTGTGAAAGGTTCTCAAAACCATCACAAAAAGTTGGGGTCTGCGGGTCTTGCCTTGCATTATGCAAATATTATCACACAAATCGATACTCTC GTGTCTCGGTCAAGTTCTGTGCCTCCAAACACACGAGATACGTTATATCAAGGGCTGCCTCCTGGTATAAAGTCTGCTTTGCGCTCAAAACTACAGTCATTTCAGGTTAAGGAAGAG CACACAGTCCCTCAAATCAAAGCTGAAATGGAGAAAACTTTGCAGTGGCTTGTTCCAATTGCTGCTAACACCACCAA AGCTCATCATGGCTTCGGTTGGGTCGGAGAATGGGCAAACACTGG GTCTGAGATGAACCGAAAACCTACTGGTCAGACTGACTTGTTGAGGATTGAGACACTACACCATGCTGATAAAAATAAAACAGAGTCTTACATTCTTGAGCTGGTGGTGTGGCTACATCATCTGGTCAACCAAGTGAGGGTTGGAAATAATGGAATCAGATCTCCTATTAAATCCCCAATTTACTCCCCAAACCAGAGGACAATTCAGTTATCTATAAACAAGGCCAACTGTCCATCCCCTGTATTAACGGTTGAAGATCAAGAAATGCTAAGATATGTAAGTAAGAGAAAACTGACACCGGGGATCAGTAAAAGTCAGGAATTTGACACTGCAAGGACGAGGTTCAGCAAGTACCATAGGTTAAGTAAAAGTAGTAGCCACTCTCCAACAAGTGAGCGAAGGAAAGATCCTTTTCCCATAAGGAGGCCCTCTTCCGTACCTGTCATTGACTTTGATATTGACAGGAGCAAGGCATTGGATCTCATTGATCGAGTGGACACAATTCGAAGTATTTGA